The following are from one region of the Cystobacter fuscus DSM 2262 genome:
- a CDS encoding TIGR02757 family protein, which translates to MPPRSSPSTGLSPSDARRLLPCLTSFMASTDSRARIAFDPLEFPRRYENPRDIEVAGLLAAALAYGRADLFRPKVDALLQRMGRSPAAFVRELDVAGARELLGGFVYRFNVGTDVAVLLLGMGRALREHGSLEALFVQGLETRGSWHGALDAFTTALRDVPMEPLRRALGPERGLQHLLPSPLGAGAAKRLNLYLRWMVRGPDGVDLGIWKRVRPSALLIPLDTHIGRISKHLGLTRRNDLSWRTAEEVTASLRVLDAEDPVRFDFALCHYGMSGVCPTRPVRENCARCLLRPACSIGRETVKAGRARATP; encoded by the coding sequence ATGCCCCCGCGCTCCTCCCCCTCCACCGGCCTGAGCCCCAGTGACGCGCGGCGTCTGCTGCCGTGCCTGACGTCCTTCATGGCCTCCACGGACAGCCGGGCGCGCATCGCGTTCGATCCGCTGGAGTTTCCGCGCCGCTACGAGAACCCACGGGACATCGAGGTGGCCGGACTGCTGGCGGCGGCCCTGGCCTACGGGCGCGCGGACCTGTTCCGGCCCAAGGTGGACGCCCTGCTCCAGCGCATGGGGCGCTCTCCGGCGGCCTTCGTGCGTGAACTGGACGTGGCGGGGGCACGCGAGCTGCTCGGCGGCTTCGTCTACCGCTTCAACGTGGGCACGGACGTGGCGGTGCTCCTGTTGGGGATGGGCCGGGCCCTGCGGGAGCACGGGAGCCTGGAGGCCCTGTTCGTCCAGGGTCTGGAGACCCGCGGCTCCTGGCATGGCGCGCTGGACGCGTTCACCACGGCCCTGCGGGACGTGCCCATGGAGCCCCTGCGCCGGGCCCTGGGCCCCGAGCGTGGCTTGCAGCACCTGTTGCCCTCGCCGCTCGGGGCGGGCGCGGCCAAGCGGCTCAACCTCTACCTGCGCTGGATGGTGCGCGGGCCGGATGGGGTGGACCTGGGCATCTGGAAGCGGGTGCGGCCCTCGGCGCTGCTCATTCCCCTGGATACGCACATCGGCCGCATCTCCAAGCACCTGGGGCTCACCCGCCGCAATGACCTGAGCTGGCGCACCGCCGAGGAGGTGACGGCCTCGCTGCGCGTGCTCGACGCCGAGGACCCTGTGCGCTTCGACTTCGCCCTGTGTCACTACGGCATGAGCGGGGTGTGTCCCACCAGGCCCGTGCGGGAGAACTGTGCCCGGTGCCTGCTGCGGCCCGCCTGTTCCATCGGCCGGGAGACGGTGAAGGCGGGCCGGGCGCGCGCTACCCCCTGA
- a CDS encoding MogA/MoaB family molybdenum cofactor biosynthesis protein gives MHVSAFVVTCSDSRNAARDESGRVLREVLEAEGHTVSGYKVIPDEPEAIRATVAEAREAGARVVLFTGGTGIGRRDSTVETLQALFEKTLPGFGELFRMLSYQEIGSPAMMSRATAGTYQGMILFALPGSPQAVRLGMHKLILPELGHAVRELTR, from the coding sequence GTGCACGTGAGTGCGTTCGTGGTGACGTGCTCGGACAGCCGGAACGCGGCGCGGGACGAGAGCGGCCGGGTGCTGCGCGAGGTGCTGGAGGCCGAGGGCCACACGGTGAGTGGCTACAAGGTCATCCCGGACGAGCCCGAGGCGATCCGCGCCACGGTGGCCGAGGCCCGCGAGGCGGGCGCGCGGGTTGTGCTCTTCACGGGGGGCACGGGGATTGGACGCCGCGACAGCACGGTGGAGACGCTGCAGGCGTTGTTCGAGAAGACGCTGCCGGGCTTCGGCGAGCTGTTCCGGATGCTGTCGTACCAGGAGATCGGCAGCCCGGCGATGATGTCGCGCGCCACGGCGGGCACGTACCAGGGGATGATCCTCTTCGCGCTCCCGGGCTCGCCCCAGGCGGTGCGGCTGGGGATGCACAAGCTCATCCTCCCCGAGCTGGGTCACGCGGTGCGCGAGCTGACTCGCTGA
- a CDS encoding Rieske (2Fe-2S) protein, with amino-acid sequence MKIKLGPADFAEQEMRGYEVGKRNLCVARIDGRYKGLDDWCNHAGCLLSGGRIEGNRVICPCHEVGFDMDTGKNETSPGVCDDQPTMSIAVENGELLIELSEKDL; translated from the coding sequence ATGAAGATCAAGCTCGGACCGGCGGATTTCGCCGAACAGGAGATGCGGGGCTACGAGGTGGGCAAGCGCAACCTGTGCGTGGCCCGCATCGACGGGCGCTACAAGGGGCTGGACGACTGGTGCAACCATGCCGGCTGCCTGTTGTCCGGCGGACGCATCGAGGGCAACAGGGTCATCTGTCCCTGCCACGAGGTGGGCTTCGACATGGACACGGGCAAGAACGAGACCTCGCCGGGCGTGTGCGACGACCAGCCCACCATGTCGATCGCGGTCGAGAACGGTGAGCTGCTCATCGAGCTGTCCGAGAAGGATCTCTAG
- the polX gene encoding DNA polymerase/3'-5' exonuclease PolX, which produces MKPPDKATVIQVLRDISLLLQMKGENPFRSRAYDSAADRLAGLSEDLGALLRDGRLQELPGIGQAIADKVSELLTTGRLASYEALRAELPAGVLELVRVPELGPKKAVLLARQLGVDSVDALEKACREGRVRQVAGFGEKSEANLLAGIELYRRSNNPRRLLGEVLPVAERLLASVQTLPGVIRASVGGSLRRRAETVGDVDLIASAAGASAVFDAFCAAPEVAHVIGRGESKCSVRLHEKDLQVDLRVLPDEDFATALHHFTGSRAHHVRLRGLAQERGLKISEWGVHRADGTKLHVPDEAALYRLLDMQYIPPELREDTGEIEAALAGKLPEDLVTWEDLQGAVHAHSTWSDGKNSLEEMARAAQALGLKFLTVTEHSQASIYAGGLKEDDLRRQWEEIDRVNDSVKGVRLLKGIEVDILESGALDYTDAVLEQLEVVIGSVHVRHGMDEDQMTRRLLKAFDNPHLHILGHPTGRMLPSREPYPLRMEEVLDKAAERGVVVEVNGKPERLDLKTEHVRMALERGVKLVVSCDAHRAVDLGNLAFSLGTARRGWARRGDVLNTLSAEQFIATLRKQRAA; this is translated from the coding sequence GTGAAGCCGCCCGATAAAGCCACCGTCATCCAGGTCCTCCGGGACATCTCGCTCCTCCTCCAGATGAAGGGGGAGAACCCCTTTCGCAGCCGCGCCTATGACAGCGCCGCCGATCGCCTCGCGGGCCTCTCCGAGGACCTGGGCGCCCTGCTGCGCGACGGCCGGCTCCAGGAGCTGCCGGGAATCGGCCAGGCCATCGCCGACAAGGTGTCCGAGCTGCTGACCACGGGCCGGCTCGCCTCCTACGAGGCGCTGCGCGCCGAGCTGCCCGCGGGAGTGCTGGAGCTCGTGCGGGTGCCGGAGTTGGGGCCGAAGAAGGCGGTGCTCCTCGCCCGGCAGCTCGGAGTGGACAGCGTGGACGCGCTGGAGAAGGCCTGCCGCGAGGGCCGTGTGCGCCAGGTGGCTGGCTTCGGGGAGAAGAGCGAGGCCAACCTGCTCGCGGGCATCGAGCTGTACCGGCGCTCCAACAACCCCCGGCGCCTGCTGGGCGAGGTGCTGCCCGTGGCCGAGCGCCTGCTCGCCTCCGTGCAGACCCTGCCGGGCGTCATCCGCGCGAGCGTCGGGGGCAGCCTGCGCCGGCGGGCGGAGACCGTGGGGGACGTGGACCTCATCGCCTCGGCGGCCGGGGCCAGCGCCGTGTTCGACGCCTTCTGCGCCGCGCCCGAGGTGGCGCACGTCATCGGCCGGGGCGAGAGCAAGTGCTCGGTGCGGCTGCACGAGAAGGATCTCCAGGTGGACCTGCGCGTCCTGCCCGACGAGGACTTCGCCACCGCCCTGCACCACTTCACCGGCTCGCGCGCCCACCACGTGCGCCTGCGGGGGCTGGCCCAGGAGCGGGGGCTGAAGATCTCCGAGTGGGGGGTACACCGCGCCGATGGCACCAAGCTGCACGTGCCCGACGAGGCCGCGCTCTACCGGTTGCTCGACATGCAGTACATCCCCCCCGAGTTGCGCGAGGACACGGGGGAGATCGAGGCGGCGCTCGCGGGGAAGCTGCCCGAGGACCTGGTCACCTGGGAGGATCTCCAGGGCGCGGTGCATGCCCACAGCACCTGGTCGGACGGGAAGAACTCCCTGGAGGAGATGGCGCGCGCGGCCCAGGCCCTGGGGCTCAAGTTCCTCACGGTGACCGAGCACAGCCAGGCGTCCATCTACGCCGGAGGGCTCAAGGAGGATGACCTGCGCCGGCAGTGGGAGGAGATCGACCGCGTCAACGACTCCGTGAAGGGCGTGCGGCTGCTCAAGGGCATCGAGGTGGACATCCTGGAGAGCGGCGCGCTCGACTACACCGACGCCGTGCTCGAGCAGCTGGAGGTGGTCATCGGCTCCGTCCACGTGCGCCACGGCATGGACGAGGATCAGATGACGCGCCGGTTGCTCAAGGCGTTCGACAACCCGCACCTGCACATCCTCGGACACCCCACCGGGCGGATGCTCCCGAGCCGCGAGCCCTACCCCCTGCGCATGGAGGAGGTGCTCGACAAGGCGGCCGAGCGGGGCGTGGTGGTGGAGGTCAACGGCAAGCCGGAGCGGCTGGACCTGAAGACCGAGCACGTGCGGATGGCGCTCGAGCGCGGGGTGAAGCTGGTGGTGAGCTGTGACGCGCACCGGGCGGTGGACCTGGGCAATCTGGCCTTCTCCCTGGGCACCGCGCGCCGGGGGTGGGCCCGCCGGGGTGATGTCCTCAACACCCTGTCCGCCGAGCAGTTCATCGCCACTCTGCGCAAGCAGCGCGCCGCGTGA
- a CDS encoding MXAN_2756 family trypsin-like serine endoprotease, whose protein sequence is MTRLLPLVLALVSAGALAAEKPTRADLQKTLALYERSVVKVRGGRGAGPGIIVGAEGQVLTSVRHVDLEAARVEFAGQSLPATVVLANAMLKVAVVAAPTGNYPAVPVQVSAASPAGQWLIGVVPGKGRRQDTPTAGLAREAPEPFIDVDVALPPGSPLFDTRGRLVAVSVQRKGRGCRALPLDAVKQQLVTRVATP, encoded by the coding sequence GTGACGCGCCTCCTGCCCCTCGTCCTCGCCCTCGTCTCCGCCGGTGCCCTCGCCGCGGAGAAGCCGACCCGTGCCGATCTCCAGAAGACCCTGGCGCTCTATGAGCGCTCGGTGGTGAAGGTGCGGGGCGGGCGCGGCGCGGGACCGGGCATCATCGTGGGCGCCGAGGGCCAGGTGCTCACCTCCGTGCGCCACGTCGACCTGGAGGCCGCGCGGGTGGAGTTCGCGGGCCAGAGCCTGCCGGCCACGGTGGTGCTCGCCAACGCGATGCTCAAGGTGGCCGTCGTCGCCGCGCCCACGGGCAACTACCCCGCCGTGCCCGTGCAGGTGTCCGCCGCGAGCCCCGCGGGCCAGTGGCTCATCGGCGTGGTGCCGGGCAAGGGCCGCAGGCAGGACACCCCCACCGCGGGACTGGCGCGCGAGGCCCCCGAGCCCTTCATCGACGTGGACGTCGCGCTGCCTCCGGGCAGCCCCCTCTTCGACACCCGGGGCCGGCTGGTGGCGGTGTCCGTGCAGCGCAAGGGGCGCGGCTGCCGGGCGCTGCCCCTGGACGCCGTCAAGCAGCAGCTCGTCACCCGGGTGGCCACGCCGTGA
- the mrtX gene encoding myxosortase MrtX has protein sequence MSASVTAAWRPTAVQEVLGLWGLGFLGIIVSFLLFGGTGVPKLVATVGFLYLPLIPMRWRGEDYRDYGLSTRTWRQDVRLFLGMSLVVFPLFFGLFALWTEVLPLLPTELARLLAPFRGPAHFTPRLPPRFGEWVVDQLFVVALPEEFFYRGYMQARLRDAWPQGRRVFGVRLGPAFWLTALLFALGHLAIFQVWRLSVFFPALLFGWMRERTGSVVGAALFHAAANLFVRCLEVSFFGG, from the coding sequence GTGAGTGCCTCCGTGACGGCTGCCTGGCGGCCCACCGCCGTCCAGGAGGTGCTCGGCCTGTGGGGCCTGGGCTTCCTGGGCATCATCGTCTCCTTCCTGCTGTTCGGCGGCACGGGCGTGCCCAAGCTGGTGGCCACGGTGGGCTTTCTCTACCTGCCGCTCATCCCCATGCGCTGGCGCGGCGAGGACTACCGCGACTACGGGCTGTCCACGCGCACCTGGCGCCAGGACGTGCGCCTCTTCCTGGGAATGAGCCTGGTGGTGTTCCCGCTCTTCTTCGGGCTCTTCGCGCTGTGGACGGAGGTGCTCCCGCTGCTCCCCACGGAGCTCGCGCGGCTGCTCGCGCCCTTCCGGGGCCCGGCGCACTTCACTCCCCGGCTGCCCCCACGCTTCGGGGAGTGGGTGGTGGATCAGCTCTTCGTCGTGGCCCTGCCCGAGGAGTTCTTCTACCGGGGCTACATGCAGGCGCGCCTGCGTGATGCCTGGCCCCAGGGGCGGCGCGTGTTCGGCGTCCGGCTGGGGCCCGCCTTCTGGCTCACCGCGCTGCTCTTCGCGCTCGGGCACCTGGCCATCTTCCAGGTGTGGCGCCTGTCCGTCTTCTTCCCCGCCCTGCTCTTCGGGTGGATGCGCGAGCGCACCGGCAGTGTCGTGGGCGCGGCCCTCTTCCACGCCGCCGCCAACCTCTTCGTGCGCTGCCTCGAAGTGTCCTTCTTCGGCGGGTAA
- the dnaK gene encoding molecular chaperone DnaK, with product MSEEIAIGIDLGTSTSCVSVVRDGQPFVIPNEWGETTHASCVSFLEDGSVLVGNAAKRNIITNAESTVYSAKRLIGRYFFSDEVKKAQAVMPYQIVEGENNTVRIAVRGETYSLPEISALVLKEMKAIAEGYLGAPVTKAVVTVPAYFNDNQRQATKDAGRIAGLEVLRILNEPTAAALAYGFGRDVNQRVVVYDLGGGTFDVSILEIGKDVFEVLSTAGDTYLGGDDFDDRIMTWLADDFLKRTRLDLRQNKYCLQMLKDAAERAKIDVGGQGVADVRCEGICQDSQGKVLDLTARLTQDQFNRMVMDLVQRTFKVCDEALQSARMTAADIDAVILVGGPTRLPIIRNSVRHYFQKEPKEGINPDQVVAMGAALQANALLDTATETFLVDVTPLSLRIGTVGGYTEKIIEKNTPVPIDRSKTFTTSRDGQEKVKIRVYQGESNRADECEMLGEFEFSGFRVGYRGEVKIDVTFEINTDGMVNVSAADQETGQKTSTTLTMSSGLSEADIQRSIQANQQLQLAGHGGADLPAVAAPRRGR from the coding sequence ATGTCGGAAGAGATCGCGATCGGCATCGACCTGGGCACCTCGACCTCGTGTGTGTCCGTGGTCCGGGACGGTCAGCCGTTCGTCATTCCCAACGAGTGGGGTGAGACGACACACGCCTCCTGCGTGTCCTTCCTCGAGGATGGCTCGGTGCTGGTGGGCAACGCGGCCAAGCGCAACATCATCACCAACGCCGAGTCGACGGTGTACTCGGCCAAGCGCCTCATCGGGCGCTACTTCTTCTCCGACGAGGTGAAGAAGGCGCAGGCGGTGATGCCGTACCAGATCGTCGAGGGAGAGAACAACACGGTGCGCATCGCCGTGCGGGGCGAGACCTACTCGCTGCCGGAGATCTCCGCGCTGGTGCTCAAGGAGATGAAGGCCATCGCCGAGGGCTACCTGGGCGCGCCGGTGACCAAGGCGGTGGTCACCGTGCCGGCCTACTTCAACGACAACCAGCGACAGGCGACCAAGGACGCGGGGCGCATCGCCGGGCTGGAGGTGCTGCGCATCCTCAACGAGCCCACCGCGGCGGCGCTCGCCTACGGCTTCGGCCGGGACGTGAACCAGCGCGTGGTGGTGTACGACCTGGGCGGAGGCACCTTCGACGTCTCCATCCTGGAGATCGGCAAGGATGTCTTCGAGGTGCTGTCCACCGCGGGTGACACGTACCTGGGCGGCGACGACTTCGACGACCGCATCATGACGTGGCTGGCGGACGACTTCCTCAAGCGCACGCGCTTGGACTTGCGGCAGAACAAGTACTGCCTGCAGATGCTCAAGGACGCGGCCGAGCGGGCGAAGATCGACGTGGGCGGCCAGGGCGTGGCGGACGTGCGGTGCGAGGGCATCTGCCAGGACTCCCAGGGCAAGGTGTTGGACCTGACGGCCCGGCTCACCCAGGATCAGTTCAACCGGATGGTGATGGACCTGGTGCAGCGCACCTTCAAGGTGTGTGACGAGGCGCTGCAATCCGCGCGCATGACGGCGGCGGACATCGACGCGGTCATCCTCGTGGGTGGCCCCACGCGCCTGCCCATCATCCGCAACTCGGTGCGCCACTACTTCCAGAAGGAGCCCAAGGAAGGCATCAACCCGGACCAGGTGGTGGCCATGGGCGCGGCGCTCCAGGCCAACGCGCTGCTGGACACCGCCACCGAGACCTTCCTCGTGGACGTGACGCCGCTGTCGCTGCGCATCGGCACGGTGGGCGGCTACACCGAGAAGATCATCGAGAAGAACACGCCGGTGCCCATCGACCGCTCGAAGACGTTCACCACCAGCCGTGACGGCCAGGAGAAGGTGAAGATCCGCGTCTACCAGGGCGAGAGCAACCGCGCCGACGAGTGCGAGATGCTCGGAGAGTTCGAGTTCTCGGGCTTTCGCGTGGGCTACCGGGGCGAGGTGAAGATCGACGTGACGTTCGAGATCAACACCGACGGCATGGTGAACGTCTCCGCGGCGGATCAGGAGACGGGACAGAAGACGTCCACCACGCTCACCATGTCCTCGGGCCTGTCGGAGGCGGACATCCAGCGCTCCATCCAGGCCAACCAGCAACTCCAACTCGCGGGCCATGGAGGGGCGGACCTGCCCGCCGTGGCCGCTCCCCGCCGAGGCAGATAG
- a CDS encoding J domain-containing protein, translating into MSQPPHNGTGKPPPPPPPDIPSEPGQRPTVKVSTVSLGPRPASPPSGARPSSAGLPVAPSSGTPSGTRPTVGVPPNDPSFRPTARVPTLSAAPASPPPAPAGSVPAAPRPGSTPLSSAAIPAVPITRRPGGTPLSSAAVPVVPASPRPGGTPLSSAAIPVVPASPRPGGTPLSTAAVPVVPPPSPGSGRPVSAVGMVRPPPPPPGALQPPPPPAMPSIAPLVPSVAPVVPAVAPPPAASNPMAELAERCARLDQMDYFEILRVERTASPSDIKKAFYRESRAYHPDRFFQLPDKEVKERVNELYKRVTEAYYVLRDDAKRRQYTADVSGPERAHKLRFTESSESETRAASKRQVEEQIGSNPKGRQFYQTGAADADAGRWASAERNLKMALTYEPANTRYKEKLAEVQKVLLEESRKQGGDSFKIR; encoded by the coding sequence ATGTCACAGCCCCCACACAACGGCACGGGCAAGCCTCCCCCTCCTCCTCCGCCCGACATCCCCTCGGAGCCAGGCCAGCGCCCCACGGTCAAGGTGTCGACCGTGTCGCTCGGGCCTCGTCCGGCTTCTCCCCCGTCCGGAGCACGGCCTTCCTCGGCTGGGCTCCCCGTGGCGCCCTCCTCCGGGACGCCCTCGGGCACGCGGCCCACTGTCGGAGTGCCTCCGAACGATCCCTCCTTTCGGCCCACCGCCCGGGTGCCGACCCTCTCCGCCGCCCCGGCGAGCCCTCCTCCCGCGCCCGCCGGGAGCGTGCCCGCCGCCCCGCGTCCTGGCTCCACCCCGCTGTCCAGCGCCGCCATCCCGGCCGTGCCCATCACCCGCCGCCCCGGCGGCACCCCGCTGTCCAGTGCCGCCGTCCCGGTCGTGCCCGCTTCCCCGCGTCCCGGCGGCACCCCACTGTCCAGCGCCGCCATCCCGGTCGTGCCCGCCTCTCCGCGTCCCGGCGGCACCCCGCTGTCCACCGCCGCCGTCCCGGTCGTGCCCCCGCCCTCCCCCGGCTCCGGGCGGCCCGTCTCGGCCGTGGGAATGGTTCGGCCCCCGCCGCCGCCTCCCGGCGCGCTCCAGCCGCCTCCTCCGCCCGCGATGCCCTCCATCGCGCCGCTCGTGCCTTCCGTGGCGCCCGTGGTGCCCGCCGTCGCGCCCCCGCCCGCCGCGTCCAACCCCATGGCCGAGCTCGCGGAGCGCTGTGCCCGGCTCGACCAGATGGACTACTTCGAGATCCTCCGGGTGGAGCGCACCGCGTCCCCCTCGGACATCAAGAAGGCCTTCTACCGGGAGAGCCGCGCCTACCACCCGGACCGCTTCTTCCAGCTCCCGGACAAGGAAGTGAAGGAGCGCGTCAACGAGCTCTACAAGCGCGTCACCGAGGCCTACTACGTGCTGCGCGACGACGCGAAGCGCCGGCAGTACACGGCGGACGTCTCGGGGCCCGAGCGCGCCCACAAGCTGCGCTTCACCGAGTCCTCCGAGTCCGAGACGCGCGCCGCCTCCAAGCGGCAGGTGGAGGAGCAGATCGGCTCCAATCCCAAGGGCCGCCAGTTCTACCAGACGGGCGCGGCCGACGCCGACGCGGGGCGCTGGGCCTCGGCCGAGCGCAACCTGAAGATGGCCCTCACCTATGAGCCCGCGAACACTCGCTACAAGGAGAAGCTCGCCGAGGTGCAGAAGGTGCTACTAGAGGAGTCACGCAAGCAGGGGGGCGACAGCTTCAAGATCCGCTGA
- a CDS encoding CvpA family protein codes for MTIDLILLGLVLLFAVAGAITGGARQIAGLVAVAVAWFVSRKLGPYVGPRMAEALGGAPLLFGTLAGSLLLFIVVLVAVRYALTTLLRRMMGARNPEQRSADNVVGFVLGGLKVVLIAYVMISALVFVDKYVVVAGRNLGVSPKGSVSFDLARRYNLFEMTQFAAVRDLVVVAQVATDPERARRLADDPAYKALKKDSRFQKAMANKNLRAALERGDTQEVLRNNLALQLLQDPQFVARLGAAARASQRD; via the coding sequence GTGACCATCGATCTCATCCTCCTGGGGCTCGTGCTGCTGTTCGCCGTGGCGGGCGCCATCACCGGCGGGGCCCGGCAGATCGCCGGCCTGGTGGCGGTCGCGGTGGCGTGGTTCGTCTCGCGCAAGCTCGGCCCGTACGTGGGTCCGCGGATGGCCGAGGCGCTCGGCGGCGCCCCGCTGCTCTTCGGCACGCTCGCCGGCTCCCTGCTGCTCTTCATCGTCGTGCTGGTGGCGGTGCGCTACGCGCTGACCACCCTGCTGCGGCGGATGATGGGCGCGAGGAATCCGGAGCAGCGCAGCGCGGACAACGTCGTGGGCTTCGTGCTCGGCGGCCTCAAGGTGGTGCTCATCGCCTACGTGATGATCAGCGCGCTCGTCTTCGTGGACAAGTACGTGGTGGTGGCCGGGCGCAACCTCGGCGTGTCCCCCAAGGGCTCCGTGTCCTTCGACCTGGCGCGGCGCTACAACCTCTTCGAGATGACGCAGTTCGCCGCCGTGCGGGACCTGGTCGTCGTGGCCCAGGTGGCCACCGATCCCGAGCGGGCCCGCCGCCTGGCGGACGATCCCGCCTACAAGGCCCTGAAGAAGGACTCCCGCTTCCAGAAGGCCATGGCGAACAAGAACCTGCGCGCCGCCCTCGAGCGGGGAGATACCCAGGAAGTCCTGCGCAACAACCTCGCCCTCCAGTTGCTGCAGGACCCCCAGTTCGTGGCCCGGCTGGGCGCCGCGGCGAGGGCCAGTCAGCGCGACTGA
- the clpX gene encoding ATP-dependent Clp protease ATP-binding subunit ClpX — MESSARRDSPILTPREIYERLDRYVIGQEAAKRAVAIAAHNHLKRIQARRMRRGSLIKKSNILLIGPTGSGKTHIARNLADILSVPFTTVDATEYTEAGYYGKDVEVMVADLLFKSNHSVEDTQRGIIFIDEVDKIARRSQGARNGAGSRDIGGEGVQQALLKLLEGREVFVPMNVTQSFNRGDMVPIDTRDILFICAGTFSDLQEYGSQGESRPLGFGAPDVKKLRRRITTKQLVDFGMLSEFLGRLPVVVQLDLLGEPELLRVLTEPPDSIVREYGELLGLDGIELDLNEEALREVVRFSVDKGLGARGLRSILEHVMADVMFEAPERRHRRVTVDRAFVRARLEGLEAGVGLGA; from the coding sequence ATGGAGTCGTCCGCACGCAGGGACTCACCGATACTGACGCCGAGAGAGATCTACGAGCGGTTGGATCGCTACGTCATCGGCCAGGAAGCAGCCAAGCGCGCCGTGGCCATCGCCGCCCACAACCACCTCAAGCGCATCCAGGCGCGGCGGATGAGGCGGGGCTCGCTCATCAAGAAGTCCAACATCCTGCTCATCGGGCCCACGGGCAGCGGCAAGACGCACATCGCCCGCAACCTGGCGGACATCCTCTCCGTCCCCTTCACCACCGTGGACGCCACCGAGTACACGGAGGCCGGCTACTACGGCAAGGACGTGGAGGTGATGGTGGCGGACCTGCTCTTCAAGAGCAACCACTCGGTGGAGGACACCCAGCGGGGCATCATCTTCATCGACGAGGTGGACAAGATCGCCCGGCGCTCGCAGGGCGCGCGCAACGGGGCGGGCAGCCGGGACATCGGTGGCGAGGGCGTGCAGCAGGCACTGCTCAAGCTGCTGGAGGGGCGCGAGGTCTTCGTCCCCATGAATGTCACCCAATCGTTCAACCGGGGTGACATGGTGCCCATCGACACCCGGGACATCCTGTTCATCTGCGCGGGGACGTTCTCCGACCTGCAGGAGTACGGCAGCCAGGGCGAGTCGCGGCCCCTGGGCTTCGGCGCCCCGGACGTGAAGAAGCTGCGCCGGCGCATCACCACCAAGCAGCTCGTGGATTTCGGGATGCTCTCGGAGTTCCTTGGGCGTCTACCGGTGGTGGTGCAGTTGGATCTGCTGGGCGAGCCGGAGCTGTTGCGCGTGCTCACCGAGCCGCCGGACTCCATCGTGCGCGAGTATGGCGAGCTGCTGGGCCTGGACGGCATCGAGCTGGACTTGAACGAGGAGGCGCTGCGCGAGGTGGTGCGCTTCTCCGTGGACAAGGGGCTGGGCGCGCGTGGCCTGCGCTCCATCCTCGAGCACGTGATGGCGGACGTGATGTTCGAGGCGCCCGAGCGCCGTCACCGCCGGGTCACCGTGGACAGGGCCTTCGTGCGCGCCCGCCTGGAGGGACTGGAGGCTGGGGTGGGGCTCGGGGCCTGA